The following proteins are encoded in a genomic region of Silene latifolia isolate original U9 population unplaced genomic scaffold, ASM4854445v1 scaffold_79, whole genome shotgun sequence:
- the LOC141640447 gene encoding F-box protein At4g22280-like isoform X2 produces MTPPMKSISESCLDRISSLPDDVLGHVLSFLPTRFAVSTSILSTRWRHLFTLTTCLSFEDEIFSGPKEKNEIIEAAQRFKEFTDKVLELHQISPIMKFSLVCTGTYDNSDLNRWVSNALKKGVQELHYEFSNMIDCMPDGFFTCETLVRLNFKRKGYVHNCIEIPLSPRLPKLKILHLGNIIFFDFNSMERLFSSCELLQKLTLECCQCGTDGHATYRTGLLKVLTIRRCSFDRGTFEIDAPNLAHLEYSLNTGVKIVPSWKNSCSAYDDLDAKVDLPKYEHELLTAATSKATQLRFKMYTLECFLDCPNCSDYYTSENCCSECGQCSLLPSDIPQVPFSCHIQVIEVHKFCGHDSASRSLMEHLLTNASRLKRLIVHILSGCDLERDLEISKYLLMLPRASIDCHVEIKFGSGNTTLTSIPAQR; encoded by the exons ATGACACCACCAATGAAATCGATAAGTGAGAGTTGTTTGGATAGGATCAGCAGTTTACCCGATGATGTACTTGGTCATGTGCTCTCGTTTCTGCCAACAAGGTTTGCTGTCAGTACAAGTATTCTATCAACGAGATGGCGACACCTTTTCACTTTGACAACTTGTCTTTCTTTTGAAGATGAAATATTTTCTGGACCTAAGGAAAAAAATGAGATAATTGAAGCGGCTCAAAGGTTTAAGGAGTTTACTGATAAAGTTTTGGAATTGCACCAAATCTCACCCATCATGAAGTTTAGTCTAGTGTGTACAGGCACCTATGATAATTCAGATTTGAATCGATGGGTTAGTAATGCGTTAAAAAAGGGTGTTCAAGAACTTCATTACGAGTTTTCTAATATGATCGACTGTATGCCTGATGGCTTTTTCACGTGTGAAACATTAGTGAGATTGAACTTCAAAAGAAAAGGTTATGTGCACAATTGCATTGAAATTCCTCTATCACCCAGGTTGCCAAAACTCAAGATTCTTCATCTGGGTAACAtcatcttctttgattttaattcGATGGAGAGATTGTTTTCTAGCTGTGAATTGCTTCAGAAATTGACCCTTGAATGTTGTCAGTGTGGCACTGATGGTCATGCCACTTATCGCACTGGATTACTGAAAGTGCTTACAATAAGACGTTGCTCTTTTGACCGGGGTACATTTGAGATTGACGCCCCTAATTTGGCACACTTAGAATACAGCTTAAATACTGGCGTGAAAATTGTTCCATCATGGAAAAACTCGTGCAGTGCATATGATGATTTGGATGCTAAGGTAGATCTACCCAAGTATGAGCATGAGCTTCTAACAGCCGCTACCTCTAAAGCCACTCAATTACGCTTTAAAATGTACACTCTAGAG TGCTTTCTTGACTGTCCTAATTGTTCAGACTATTACACTTCGGAGAACTGCTGCAGCGAATGCGGCCAGTGCTCGCTGTTACCGTCAGATATACCTCAAGTCCCTTTTTCATGTCACATCCAAGTGATTGAAGTGCACAAATTTTGTGGGCATGATTCGGCTTCACGGTCACTTATGGAGCATCTTCTCACAAATGCGAGTCGCTTGAAGAGGTTGATCGTCCATATTCTCTCTGGTTGCGATTTGGAGAGGGATCTGGAGATCAGTAAGTACCTGTTGATGCTTCCAAGGGCTTCAATAGACTGCCATGTAGAAATTAAATTTGGTAGCGGGAACACCACCTTAACTTCTATTCCAGCTCAAAGATAG
- the LOC141640447 gene encoding F-box protein At4g22280-like isoform X1 — MTPPMKSISESCLDRISSLPDDVLGHVLSFLPTRFAVSTSILSTRWRHLFTLTTCLSFEDEIFSGPKEKNEIIEAAQRFKEFTDKVLELHQISPIMKFSLVCTGTYDNSDLNRWVSNALKKGVQELHYEFSNMIDCMPDGFFTCETLVRLNFKRKGYVHNCIEIPLSPRLPKLKILHLGNIIFFDFNSMERLFSSCELLQKLTLECCQCGTDGHATYRTGLLKVLTIRRCSFDRGTFEIDAPNLAHLEYSLNTGVKIVPSWKNSCSAYDDLDAKVDLPKYEHELLTAATSKATQLRFKMYTLELLFKLDEDEHMPEFPSLSSVQVRLYPYYVREYATRLIGKSPQLETVFFESCFLDCPNCSDYYTSENCCSECGQCSLLPSDIPQVPFSCHIQVIEVHKFCGHDSASRSLMEHLLTNASRLKRLIVHILSGCDLERDLEISKYLLMLPRASIDCHVEIKFGSGNTTLTSIPAQR; from the exons ATGACACCACCAATGAAATCGATAAGTGAGAGTTGTTTGGATAGGATCAGCAGTTTACCCGATGATGTACTTGGTCATGTGCTCTCGTTTCTGCCAACAAGGTTTGCTGTCAGTACAAGTATTCTATCAACGAGATGGCGACACCTTTTCACTTTGACAACTTGTCTTTCTTTTGAAGATGAAATATTTTCTGGACCTAAGGAAAAAAATGAGATAATTGAAGCGGCTCAAAGGTTTAAGGAGTTTACTGATAAAGTTTTGGAATTGCACCAAATCTCACCCATCATGAAGTTTAGTCTAGTGTGTACAGGCACCTATGATAATTCAGATTTGAATCGATGGGTTAGTAATGCGTTAAAAAAGGGTGTTCAAGAACTTCATTACGAGTTTTCTAATATGATCGACTGTATGCCTGATGGCTTTTTCACGTGTGAAACATTAGTGAGATTGAACTTCAAAAGAAAAGGTTATGTGCACAATTGCATTGAAATTCCTCTATCACCCAGGTTGCCAAAACTCAAGATTCTTCATCTGGGTAACAtcatcttctttgattttaattcGATGGAGAGATTGTTTTCTAGCTGTGAATTGCTTCAGAAATTGACCCTTGAATGTTGTCAGTGTGGCACTGATGGTCATGCCACTTATCGCACTGGATTACTGAAAGTGCTTACAATAAGACGTTGCTCTTTTGACCGGGGTACATTTGAGATTGACGCCCCTAATTTGGCACACTTAGAATACAGCTTAAATACTGGCGTGAAAATTGTTCCATCATGGAAAAACTCGTGCAGTGCATATGATGATTTGGATGCTAAGGTAGATCTACCCAAGTATGAGCATGAGCTTCTAACAGCCGCTACCTCTAAAGCCACTCAATTACGCTTTAAAATGTACACTCTAGAG CTTCTTTTTAAACTCGATGAAGACGAGCATATGCCTGAGTTTCCTAGCTTGTCAAGTGTACAAGTCCGTCTCTATCCTTATTATGTGCGAGAATATGCGACGCGCTTGATTGGCAAATCTCCTCAACTTGAAACTGTCTTCTTTGAATCG TGCTTTCTTGACTGTCCTAATTGTTCAGACTATTACACTTCGGAGAACTGCTGCAGCGAATGCGGCCAGTGCTCGCTGTTACCGTCAGATATACCTCAAGTCCCTTTTTCATGTCACATCCAAGTGATTGAAGTGCACAAATTTTGTGGGCATGATTCGGCTTCACGGTCACTTATGGAGCATCTTCTCACAAATGCGAGTCGCTTGAAGAGGTTGATCGTCCATATTCTCTCTGGTTGCGATTTGGAGAGGGATCTGGAGATCAGTAAGTACCTGTTGATGCTTCCAAGGGCTTCAATAGACTGCCATGTAGAAATTAAATTTGGTAGCGGGAACACCACCTTAACTTCTATTCCAGCTCAAAGATAG